In Lonchura striata isolate bLonStr1 chromosome 18, bLonStr1.mat, whole genome shotgun sequence, one genomic interval encodes:
- the VPS29 gene encoding vacuolar protein sorting-associated protein 29 → MLVLVLGDLHIPHRCNSLPAKFKKLLVPGKIQHILCTGNLCTKDTYDYLKTLAGDVHVVRGDFDENLNYPEQKVVTVGQFKIGLIHGHQVIPWGDMASLALLQRQFDVDILISGHTHKFEAFEHENKFYINPGSATGAYHALENNIIPSFVLMDIQASTVVTYVYQLIGDDVKVERIEYKKS, encoded by the exons ATG ttggtgctggtgctgggcgACCTCCACATCCCCCATCGCTGCAACAGCCTCCCGGCCAAGTTcaaaaagctgctggtgcctggcAAGATCCAACACATCCTGTGCACAGGGAACCTCTGCACCAAGGACACCTATGACTACCTCAAGACCCTGGCTGGGGATGTCCATGTTGTCAGAGGGGACTTTGATGAG aacCTGAATTATCCTGAGCAGAAAGTTGTGACTGTTGGACAGTTCAAAATTGGGCTGATTCATGGCCATCAGGTGATCCCCTGGGGTGACATggccagcctggcactgctccagaggcagtTTGATGTGGACATCCTCATTTcgggacacacacacaaatttgAGGCATTTGAACACGAAAATAAATTCTATATCAACCCAGGATCAGCTACAGGAGCCTACCATGCCTTAGAGAA CAACATCATTCCTTCATTTGTGCTGATGGACATCCAGGCTTCTACAGTAGTTACATATGTCTATCAACTAATTGGAGATGATGTGAAGGTAGAAAGAATCGAGTACAAGAAATcctaa